A DNA window from Calditrichota bacterium contains the following coding sequences:
- a CDS encoding AgmX/PglI C-terminal domain-containing protein: MKHGKGTYATGAAAWDPAPGGMPHELKELPKEFRKKLFSGVDRLFVGIVLLSLVFHVLLILYWLGHLKMPGRGPAEVAIPKPYVDLIVKRRVREELPAQGVRTPGEEILPRVLAAREPSVAAGFERATTETAGPAAESMAKGAHAAAEVRADTRAARAATVRSIGVLRLIGGAGSGAVDVAGMSTVLQSANGNVRELETVLAQLDGLTVPRGEQGGLRGGRVVTSAGNLKGGRAARPADDIAQLVGEVAPLAQVSERAVERTTSFERVQSNIAARPPAEQLRGVTRTAEQVSSIIRAHHSAIQDCYKSALRTSPDTRGEISVRLWVNPDGEVVDAEIVSSTVNNPELEECVLRKVLQWSDFGFADPERGLAVYRQTYQFGQ, from the coding sequence AGAGCTCCCCAAGGAGTTTCGCAAGAAGCTTTTCAGTGGCGTGGATCGCCTCTTTGTGGGGATCGTCCTCCTCTCGCTTGTCTTCCACGTTCTACTCATCCTGTATTGGTTGGGCCACTTGAAAATGCCGGGGAGGGGACCGGCCGAAGTGGCCATCCCGAAGCCCTATGTCGATCTCATCGTGAAGCGGCGGGTGCGGGAGGAGCTTCCCGCGCAGGGCGTGCGAACGCCAGGGGAGGAAATATTGCCCAGGGTGCTGGCCGCGCGCGAGCCTTCCGTGGCTGCGGGATTTGAACGAGCTACGACGGAGACCGCAGGGCCGGCTGCCGAAAGCATGGCCAAAGGCGCCCATGCGGCAGCCGAAGTGCGGGCAGACACCCGAGCAGCACGTGCTGCTACGGTGCGCTCTATCGGTGTGCTGCGCCTGATCGGTGGCGCGGGCAGTGGGGCCGTGGATGTGGCAGGCATGTCCACTGTTCTCCAGTCTGCCAATGGCAACGTGCGCGAACTGGAGACGGTGCTGGCACAATTGGATGGCTTGACCGTCCCCCGCGGTGAACAAGGGGGGTTGCGTGGTGGGAGGGTGGTGACCTCGGCAGGCAACCTGAAGGGTGGACGCGCAGCCCGACCGGCAGATGACATCGCTCAACTGGTGGGTGAGGTGGCGCCGCTGGCCCAGGTTAGCGAACGCGCCGTGGAGCGGACCACCAGCTTCGAGAGGGTACAAAGCAACATTGCAGCGCGTCCCCCTGCGGAGCAGCTGCGGGGAGTGACGCGCACCGCCGAGCAGGTCAGCAGCATCATCCGCGCCCACCACAGCGCGATTCAGGACTGCTACAAGAGCGCCCTCCGCACGAGCCCGGATACACGAGGTGAGATTTCCGTCCGGCTGTGGGTGAACCCTGACGGCGAGGTGGTCGACGCGGAAATCGTTTCTTCTACCGTCAACAATCCAGAGCTGGAAGAGTGCGTCCTCCGCAAGGTGCTGCAGTGGAGCGATTTCGGGTTTGCCGATCCTGAGCGCGGGTTGGCGGTCTACCGGCAGACCTATCAATTCGGTCAGTAG
- a CDS encoding 3-oxoacyl-ACP reductase FabG, which translates to MEGRLIDLSGKVVLITGASRGIGAAAAELFARAGAQVVVNYFRQKTAAEEVVERIRAHGGKALAVCADVSERPQVEAMVREAQEAFGTIDVLVNNAGIWTYGAIAEMDEQVWRETMRVNLDSVFYCCRAVVPLMIARGGGRIINVSSTAGQRGEAFHSHYAATKGAIISFTKSLASELAAHNILVNCVAPGWVDTDMSAEALRQEGDKICTTIPLRRAGTAMEIAGAIVFLASDLATYITGEILNVNGGSVLCG; encoded by the coding sequence ATGGAAGGAAGGCTCATTGACCTTTCAGGGAAGGTGGTACTTATCACCGGGGCCTCACGGGGTATTGGGGCAGCGGCCGCCGAGCTTTTCGCCCGGGCAGGCGCGCAAGTGGTGGTAAACTATTTCCGCCAGAAGACGGCAGCTGAAGAAGTGGTAGAGCGCATCCGCGCCCACGGCGGCAAGGCGCTGGCGGTCTGCGCCGACGTCAGCGAGCGCCCGCAAGTGGAGGCGATGGTCCGCGAAGCCCAAGAAGCCTTTGGCACGATCGACGTGCTGGTTAACAACGCGGGCATTTGGACCTACGGGGCCATTGCCGAGATGGACGAACAGGTGTGGCGGGAGACGATGCGCGTCAATCTGGACAGCGTCTTCTACTGCTGCCGGGCTGTGGTGCCGCTGATGATCGCTCGTGGCGGAGGCCGCATCATCAACGTCTCCTCCACTGCCGGACAGCGCGGCGAGGCGTTTCACTCCCACTATGCGGCCACCAAAGGGGCCATCATCAGCTTCACCAAGTCGTTGGCTTCAGAACTGGCGGCGCACAACATCTTGGTCAACTGCGTGGCCCCTGGCTGGGTGGACACCGACATGTCTGCGGAGGCTCTGCGCCAGGAGGGCGACAAGATCTGCACCACCATCCCCCTGCGGCGTGCCGGGACTGCCATGGAGATTGCTGGTGCCATCGTTTTCTTAGCGTCTGACCTTGCCACCTACATCACAGGGGAGATCCTCAACGTGAACGGAGGCTCAGTGCTGTGCGGCTAA
- a CDS encoding hydrogenase expression/formation protein — MKSSREHLLQVGKLPQDLLAGLLHRYTGRDDRLLVGPAIGIDATVIDFGASCLVAKTDPITFVSDEIGFYAVVINANDVACMGARPRWFLATILLPEGSATEQMAETVFAQLAQACQELDIVLCGGHTEITVGLDRPIVVGQMLGEVPRERLVTSAGLQPGDHIILTKGVPIEGGSIIARERAQELTELFGPELVTRCRNLIFSPGISVVRDAAIACQAGSVHALHDPTEGGLVTGLRELAAAAGVGLEIDEHRIPILPECKILCDQYGLDPLGTIASGALLIGAPAGDSSRIVAALQAAGIEARVIGRAVEAERGLMLRRAGELIPLPAFPQDEISRLFTG; from the coding sequence ATGAAGTCTTCACGCGAACACCTGCTGCAGGTGGGCAAGCTGCCCCAAGACCTTCTCGCCGGGCTACTGCACCGCTATACCGGCCGCGACGACCGCCTGCTGGTGGGCCCGGCCATCGGCATCGACGCCACAGTGATCGACTTTGGCGCGAGCTGTCTGGTGGCCAAGACCGACCCCATCACCTTCGTGAGCGACGAGATCGGCTTCTACGCGGTGGTGATTAACGCCAATGACGTGGCGTGCATGGGGGCTCGGCCCCGCTGGTTTTTGGCCACAATTCTCCTGCCCGAAGGAAGCGCCACCGAGCAGATGGCCGAAACGGTTTTTGCCCAGCTTGCCCAGGCCTGCCAGGAGTTGGACATCGTGCTCTGTGGAGGCCACACGGAGATCACCGTCGGGCTCGACCGACCCATCGTGGTGGGGCAGATGTTGGGGGAGGTCCCCAGAGAGCGCCTGGTGACCAGCGCTGGGCTGCAGCCGGGGGATCACATCATTCTGACCAAGGGCGTGCCCATCGAAGGAGGCTCCATCATTGCCCGCGAGCGCGCCCAGGAGTTGACCGAGCTTTTCGGGCCAGAGCTGGTGACCCGTTGCCGAAACCTCATTTTCTCGCCGGGCATCAGCGTGGTGCGCGACGCTGCCATTGCCTGCCAGGCCGGCAGCGTGCACGCCCTCCACGACCCGACCGAGGGCGGGCTGGTCACTGGCCTGCGCGAGTTGGCTGCCGCCGCCGGGGTGGGCCTGGAAATTGACGAGCATCGCATCCCCATTCTGCCCGAGTGCAAGATCCTGTGTGACCAGTACGGGCTTGACCCGTTGGGCACGATTGCCTCTGGGGCCCTGCTCATTGGCGCCCCTGCCGGCGACAGCAGCCGCATTGTAGCCGCGCTCCAGGCAGCCGGCATCGAGGCGCGGGTGATCGGCCGTGCGGTGGAAGCAGAGCGAGGCCTCATGCTGCGTCGGGCGGGAGAGCTGATCCCCCTGCCCGCTTTCCCTCAGGATGAGATCAGTAGGCTGTTCACCGGTTAG
- a CDS encoding TIGR04076 family protein — translation MSKQGLRITVHSVKGHCPVYRQGDGFFLEEGYILRPNERASICLHSLASLLPYHVALSHGVSPVAIGLAKEGASAYVQCLDPCELTGGGTVTFRIDKV, via the coding sequence ATGTCAAAGCAAGGTCTTCGCATCACTGTGCATAGCGTGAAGGGCCACTGTCCGGTATATCGCCAAGGGGATGGCTTCTTTTTGGAGGAAGGTTACATTTTGAGGCCTAATGAGCGGGCGAGCATTTGCCTTCACTCCCTCGCCTCGTTGCTACCCTACCACGTTGCGCTGTCTCATGGGGTGTCGCCTGTGGCCATCGGCCTCGCCAAGGAAGGCGCAAGTGCCTACGTGCAGTGCCTGGACCCGTGCGAGCTCACCGGCGGCGGCACCGTGACCTTCCGGATCGATAAGGTATGA